DNA from Granulicella arctica:
TTTTATTGACGACGACGTGTTCCCGCATCCGGATATGCTTTACCAGCACTGGAACATGCTGGATAACGGTTATGATGGATCGCAGGGTATTTTGCTTTGGCACCAAGAGATTGCAGTGACACCCTTGATCCGCTACATTGATTCGCGAGGGTCGCAATTTGCTTTCGAGCAGATCGAGCATCCGGAAGACCTCGGTAGCGAACATATCTATACCGGCAACTTTGCTGTGCGCCGGGATGCGGTACTACAGGCGGGAGGGTTTTGTGAAAGGCTCTTTGATCACGAGCTAGCTTTCAGTGCTTTCGAAGATACGATGCTCGGTTGCTCGATGAAGAAGAAGGGGGCAAGGCTAGGTCTTAATCGTAAGGCAGTCGCCGACCATCTGCATCATATGAGCGAAACAGGGTACCTCCGACGAGAGTACAACGTTGGCAGTGGAGTCGCGCAACTGGAAAAACTCTTTCCGGAGATTACTCAGCATCTTGGTCTCAAACCGAGGGGAAGTTTCATTAGTCTGCAAGTGGGGCTGCTCAGGATAGTGAACGCGTTGCCTGGACTTAGGCACGTGATTGGTTATCAGGCAAGCATGCGTATGCGTCACCGCGCGTCCTTTTTACGGGGATACCGGCGTTACGAAAAGGAATACTCTATGGGGAAGGAGCGCCCCACCGCATGAGTCGGCCACTCATCTCTTTCGTCATCGTGACGTATAACAGCGCCGACACTATTGTGGCATGCCTCGCCTCAATTGAGCGATATACGGCAGGCTCATTCGAGGCTGTGGTCGTAGACAACTCGCCAGATGAGGAGACTGCCGTCACGGTGAAGCGCTTTCTAGAGTCTCGAGACGGTGTTACGTTTCGCTTGGATAAGACAAATGATAACCTCGGCTTTGCGAAGGGATGCAATCGCGGGGCAAAGGCGACTACAGGCGACTATCTTTTCTTCTTAAACCCGGATACCGAGCTATTGAACGATGCGGGCGCGGAGATGTTGGCGTGTATAAAGGAGCATCCAGCCGCTGTCGCAGTAGGGCCTGCGATTTTCGGTAGTGAAGGCATTGTTACAGCCACTTGCCGTAATCTGCCGACGGCAAGCCGTATCATGCTGGACGCCGCGGGGATCGATCGCTGGGCAGGCGCGTATCGCATGATTCATTTCAGCCACCGAGAACCGCGCCAAGTCGAGCAGATCATGGGGGCCGCCTTGCTTATTCCACGCGATGCATACTGGCAGGTCGATGGCATGGACGAGCGCTTTTTCATTTATTACGAAGAAGTAGATCTGTGTAAGCGTTTGATGGAAGAAGGTGGGGAAATTTGGTTTTGGCCTGCGGCAGAGGTACGTCACTTAGCCGGGACATCGACCGATGCGACATCTGTTCGCGCTCGCATGATTTACGTTCTTCGTGAGAGCCGAAAAAAATACTTTCGCAAGCATTTCGGCGCTCCGGGAGCACTGATGATCGACATAATCAACCGGATGGAAGGCGTCGCGAAGTGGATTGTGTTGAGCATGATGGGAATGCTTCGTGGTAGTGCAAGCGACCGCGAAAAAGCTCGTGGATTTCTTTCGGTGGCGCTCGGTAGCGCACCGCGAAATTGAGAACGACCATGTATCGCGTTCTCGCTTTTACCGTTAAGCCACGCGCTTCGGCTGATACCCGTTACCGTATTTTGCAGTACATCCCGTTTGCTGAACGTGATGGAGTTCATGTCAACCATCACAGCCTGATGAGCAATAGCTTCTTCCGATGGCAGATGGAAAACAGTCACTTACTCGCACGTCTACTACTTTTACCGTGGCTATTGATTCTTCGATTTTGGCAGGTGCTGATGGAAGCACCTCGGTATGACGCTGTCTGGATTTCGCGTGAGATGGCTCCGCTAGGGCCGCCGTTTTTTGAGTGGTTGCTTGTGTGGCGTTGCCGCCGCGTGGTGATGGATGTAGACGACGCTCTGCACATTGTGGATAAAGAAGGTTCACGGTGGCTACCGAGACTCTTACGCGATCATGGTAAGTTTGGCCGGATGGCGGCCAGTTATACGGTCGTAGTCTGTGGGAACGACTTCCTGGCAGATTTCTACCACTCTCATGGAGGAACTGTCCGGATAGTTCCAACCGTGGTCAACGCTGATGACTATGCATCCGTCGAGCCGTCTCCATCGGCGCTTATACGCATTGGATGGATCGGCACCCCACTCAATTGGCATCACGTGAATATTGTTGGGCCCGCGCTTGCTTCTTTGGCGCTCGAAAGACAGTTCGAAGTAGTGCTCGTTGGCATTGATGAACCGCTCAACTGGCAACTCCCTCATCTAAGATATCTGCGCTGGACCTTGGCCAATGAAATCAGCTTTTTCAACGAATTCGATATCGGCATCATGCCACTCAAGGATTCTCTCTTCGCCCGCGGTAAATGCGCCTTTAAGCTCATTCAGTACATGGCCGCCGGCTTGCCAGTAGTGGCTTCGCCAGTGGGAGCGAACATCGATGTTGTTCATGACGGTGTGGATGGCTTCCTCGCTGGTACTGACGAAAGATGGGTGACTTCCCTACGACAGTTGATTGATACTGCGGAATTGAGACAAAGCATGGGGAATAAGGGCCGTGAACTGGTACGAGAGCGTTACTCAGTGCAGAGTGTGTGGCCAATGTATCGCGCGATCCTTTCCGGCAGCTCCGCAGAGGAGGGATAACAATGAGGCGACTGTCACTCTTCCTGACGCGAGATAGAGAGACGCCGAACGGAGCTCACAAGACATTGAAAGAATGGTGGTGGCTTCCGACTGTCTGCCTGGTTGTGCTGCTACCACTGCTGTATGCCCTCAGAATTTCATATCCAGTCAATGAACAAGAGGCTTCTGGCAAGTTCATTGAACAGTCGCGCCTCTTGCCCCTCAGTGCCTACGTGGCACCGAGGGCCCCTGGAGCTTCTCCTCCGCGTGCCATGAGGATCGGTGTGGATGCAGACAACTGGAGTGGGCAGACGAAAAATCTAGAGTTTGAGTCGAGTCTTGTTGCAATGAAGATTGATTTCATCTCTTGGCATGTTCAACCAGGCGAAGAGACACGGGAACACCTTCGGGACATAGTGGTCTTCTGTAGAAGGCACGGCTGGTCCTATCTATTCAATACCGAGTGGGGGAACTACAACCGAAACGATTCGCGTCTGAAGCACAGTGACGGGACATATCGCTACGATCTTGCTGAATCTACACTGGAAATGCTCAAAGATGACCCACTCTTCCTTGGTGTGGTTTACGACGAGACGGACTTGATGCAGGCCATGAATGGCGCACCAGATGAGTCCGGAAAGATCATCCCACCTTACCTCGTCGACACGCGCTCTATGACCGCTTCCACGGCTTACGAAGCCGTCAGCAGCAAAGTTAAGGAGTTACAGCAGCGCTACCAGAGTTACGGGAAAAGGCTCATCTTCGAGATGACCTTTCCGGATTATCCCTTCGCTTACGCGCGCGCTGGAGCACTGTTGGCCCCCAAGCTGCTAAAAGAGACCTATGACGACTTGATGTATGCTGTCTACCGCGGCGCAGCGCTCGAATATCATTCAACCGAGCTTTGGGCATGTGCCGACCTTTGGTATTTGAATCGGTTCCCCACGGCGGGCAAGGCAGGATCGGACTATCACACCCCCGATCAGCTTCTCGACGCCCTGCGTTTTGCCAATGCCGCAGGCTTTGA
Protein-coding regions in this window:
- a CDS encoding glycosyltransferase family 2 protein, with the translated sequence MSTIRFSLVTPTFNRASTLKRMLQHLHTVDGINGCEVIIINDGSTDGTDEVLADYLQAMPKLLRVITLSNGGPARARNTGVEAAKNERILFIDDDVFPHPDMLYQHWNMLDNGYDGSQGILLWHQEIAVTPLIRYIDSRGSQFAFEQIEHPEDLGSEHIYTGNFAVRRDAVLQAGGFCERLFDHELAFSAFEDTMLGCSMKKKGARLGLNRKAVADHLHHMSETGYLRREYNVGSGVAQLEKLFPEITQHLGLKPRGSFISLQVGLLRIVNALPGLRHVIGYQASMRMRHRASFLRGYRRYEKEYSMGKERPTA
- a CDS encoding glycosyltransferase family 2 protein, with the translated sequence MSRPLISFVIVTYNSADTIVACLASIERYTAGSFEAVVVDNSPDEETAVTVKRFLESRDGVTFRLDKTNDNLGFAKGCNRGAKATTGDYLFFLNPDTELLNDAGAEMLACIKEHPAAVAVGPAIFGSEGIVTATCRNLPTASRIMLDAAGIDRWAGAYRMIHFSHREPRQVEQIMGAALLIPRDAYWQVDGMDERFFIYYEEVDLCKRLMEEGGEIWFWPAAEVRHLAGTSTDATSVRARMIYVLRESRKKYFRKHFGAPGALMIDIINRMEGVAKWIVLSMMGMLRGSASDREKARGFLSVALGSAPRN
- a CDS encoding glycosyltransferase family 4 protein; this encodes MYRVLAFTVKPRASADTRYRILQYIPFAERDGVHVNHHSLMSNSFFRWQMENSHLLARLLLLPWLLILRFWQVLMEAPRYDAVWISREMAPLGPPFFEWLLVWRCRRVVMDVDDALHIVDKEGSRWLPRLLRDHGKFGRMAASYTVVVCGNDFLADFYHSHGGTVRIVPTVVNADDYASVEPSPSALIRIGWIGTPLNWHHVNIVGPALASLALERQFEVVLVGIDEPLNWQLPHLRYLRWTLANEISFFNEFDIGIMPLKDSLFARGKCAFKLIQYMAAGLPVVASPVGANIDVVHDGVDGFLAGTDERWVTSLRQLIDTAELRQSMGNKGRELVRERYSVQSVWPMYRAILSGSSAEEG